In Aspergillus nidulans FGSC A4 chromosome IV, a single window of DNA contains:
- a CDS encoding uncharacterized protein (transcript_id=CADANIAT00000917), whose amino-acid sequence MVSAEKTGDDSSADFDAESGHLPSHGEDEIELERINTYRLQQQETVGSSRSRIPREQWLPLGAGKPYPPDLPNVEAYIVEFEGPDDLMHPQNWPMTRRVALGCILTFAALVAAYGSSVFATATPGTMSEFGYGREVAALGTTLYVLGFAAGPTIWAPMSELIGRRVPLLVGMLGFDIFIIATATAKDTQTVMLTRFFSGLFAASLIALVPASLSDLFNSHHRGIAIAVYTMSVFLGPYTAPFIGGYTAESYLGWRWTLYVPAIVGFFALGLLVIFAQETYAPTILVQKAAILRRQTRNWGIHARQEELEIDIRELLTKNFTRPFRILFTEPIAFLMTLYMSFLYGLTYAMLQAFPLVFQGVHGMSLGVSGLPFIGLIIGEILGAAFVLSFYKSYTRKLIANNNVPVPEWRLPPCIAGGIAFAGGLFWYSQPLCFLQQLLRMRTGSAGPASAYLSTGWPRPHLESSSALV is encoded by the exons ATGGTGTCGGCCGAGAAGACCGGGGACGACAGCTCCGCTGATTTTGATGCCGAGTCGGGCCACCTCCCGAGccatggagaagacgaaatcGAGCTGGAGCGCATCAACACCTATCGACTCCAACAGCAGGAGACAGTCGGGTCGAGCCGAAGTCGGATTCCTCGAGAGCAATGGCTGCCTCTCGGCGCTGGCAAACCTTATCCCCCGGACCTACCTAATGTCGAGGCATATATCGTTGAGTTTGAGGGGCCGGACGACCTGATGCACCCTCAAAATTGGCCAATGACAAGGCG TGTGGCCCTAGGTTGCATCTTAACGTTTGCCGCGCTAGTTGCCGCCTATGGCAGCTCGGTCTTTGCTACTGCTACTCCGGGCACTATGAGTGAGTTTGGTTACGGACGAGAAGTTGCTGCGCTCGGGACGACGCTGTATGTGCTTGGCTTTGCTGCTGGACCGACGATATGGGCGCCCATGTCTGAGCTCATCGGCCGACGGGTGCCGTTGCTGGTAGGGATGCTCGGGTTCGATATCTTCATTATCGCCACGGCTACCGCAAAGGATACGCAAACGGTCATGCTCACACGGTTCTTCTCTGGACTGTTCGCTGCCAGTCTTATTGCTTTAGTACCAGCTAGCCTGTCGGATCTCTTCAACAGTCACCACCGCGGCATTGCTATCGCGGTATATACCATGTCCGTGTTCCTAGGGCCGTACACGGCACCATTCATTGGAGGATACACAGCAGAAAGCTATCTCGGCTGGAGGTGGACACTGTATGTTCCTGCGATAGTAGGCTTCTTCGCTTTAGGATTACTTGTCATCTTCGCGCAAGAAACATACGCCCCCACCATCCTGGTGCAGAAAGCAGCCATCCTTCGCCGCCAGACCCGCAACTGGGGCATTCACGCTCGCCAGGAAGAACTCGAAATCGACATCCGTGAACTTCTTACCAAGAACTTTACGCGGCCGTTCAGGATCCTCTTCACCGAACCCATTGCCTTCCTCATGACCCTGTACATGTCTTTCCTCTATGGGCTGACCTACGCCATGCTGCAAGCATTCCCGCTCGTCTTTCAAGGCGTACATGGGATGTCGCTCGGTGTTAGCGGACTACCGTTTATTGGACTCATCATCGGCGAGATCCTGGGTGCAGCGTTTGTGCTCTCTTTCTACAAGTCGTATACGCGGAAGTTGATCGCGAATAATAATGTTCCCGTCCCGGAATGGCGGCTACCGCCGTGTATTGCTGGTGGTATTGCGTTTGCAGGAGGACTCTTCTGGTATAGTCAACCTTTGTGCTTCTTACAACAGTTACTAAGAATGAGAACAGGTTCGGCTGGACCGGCTTCAGCATATCTATCCACTGGATGGCCCCGACCGCATCTGGAGTCTTCGTCGGCTTTGGTCTGA
- a CDS encoding glycoside hydrolase family 43 protein (transcript_id=CADANIAT00000919), with translation MRLFPLAALSLSIPGILALPHLGPKRPNRPNKIVDDPKVGYLAVYWTTEDESVYFALSSNDDPLGFEAINGGNPIVSPTLGTKAIRDTTIIRGEREDEGKYYIIGTDLDIDTTNWGAASSNGSRAIFVWESTDLINWTDERLVTVEDERAGMAWAPDAIWDEEQGQYFVHWAAQLFAEDDPNHTGDPALPSSLRYAYTSDFRTFTEPQTYINLGNETAIDLSFLKVDDSTLVRYYVDGATTSPIQDISTDGLFGEWTPLDGTIEDSLSFEAPYPFWDNVEEGKAYLLCDRVGSNPGVFAWESSDVTSGNWAKDEEHDLTFMRHLSILAVTQEQYNALSAL, from the exons ATGAGACTTTTCCCCCTAGCCGCTCTATCTCTCTCCATCCCGGGCATCCTTGCCCTCCCCCATTTGGGTCCCAAACGTCCCAACCGTCCCAACAAGATAGTCGATGACCCGAAAGTGGGCTACCTAGCCGTCTACTGGACAACCGAAGACGAGAGCGTTTACTTTGCTCTCAGCTCGAACGATGACCCGCTAGGGTTTGAGGCAATCAATGGCGGGAATCCAATTGTCTCTCCCACTCTGGGGACTAAAGCGATCAGAGACACAACGATAATTCGCGGCGagagagaagacgaggggaAGTACTATATCATCGGGACAGATCTGGATATCGATACC ACTAACTGGGGCGCCGCGTCAAGCAATGGCTCACGGGCAATCTTCGTCTGGGAGAGTACCGATTTAATAAACTGGACTGATGAGCGGCTTGTGACGGTGGAAGACGAGAGAGCAGGAATGGCGTGGGCGCCAGACGCGATCTGGGACGAGGAGCAGGGGCAGTATTTCGTGCACTGGGCAGCGCAGCTG TTTGCTGAAGACGACCCCAACCACACGGGCGACCCAGCCCTCCCCAGCAGCCTGCGGTACGCATATACAAGCGATTTCCGCACCTTCACCGAGCCCCAGACATATATCAACCTGGGCAACGAGACGGCCATCGATCTCTCCTTCTTGAAGGTCGATGACAGCACATTGGTACGGTACTATGTCGACGGCGCCACCACCTCACCCATCCAGGACATCAGCACGGACGGTCTCTTCGGCGAGTGGACACCCCTTGACGGCACAATCGAGGATAGCCTGAGCTTCGAGGCGCCGTATCCGTTCTGGGATAATGTTGAGGAGGGCAAGGCATACCTCCTTTGTGACCGCGTGGGCAGTAACCCGGGTGTCTTTGCCTGGGAGTCGAGTGACGTGACATCTGGCAACTGGGCCAAGGATGAAGAGCATGACTTGACGTTTATGCGCCATCTGTCGATTTTGGCGGTTACCCAGGAGCAGTATAATGCGTTATCGGCGCTGTAG
- a CDS encoding uncharacterized protein (transcript_id=CADANIAT00000916): MRFTSFLTAAFFALGFALAENHATTSDSGRTSPSTNTTSTCYKLDGSEASDHVPCVTGYSVNCCHEDDICLSNGLCYQQGNRGMADYNRDTGIAIVKISFEDEPQYCCGSVNTQSGDSDNDDEENDNGEASCEFGNPFPIPAGTAIPDIAGLSSTSEPHADDNAKDSSDTDSHSDSRTPARMTTPLAIALGVGVPLGLILMGIILWAVWERRRRQLRDEETERVLGADGVALTGAGSNMGMSMRANLPGLHHRYGPIPSYSGRGTPSQSGFFVAQGQPLGTPAGTPPAEQEQAQLEAQVHNQGEGVMLSQTQARAHNETV; encoded by the exons ATGAGGTTCACATCGTTCCTCACAGCGGCGTTCTTCGCGCTTGGTTTTGCTCTCGCTGAAAACCATGCCACCACTAGCGATAGTGGCAGaacatcaccatcaacaaaTACAACAAGCACATGCTACAAACTCGACGGCTCTGAGGCCTCAGACCATGTACCCTGCGTTACAGGCTACAGTGTAAACTGCTGCCATGAGGACGATATCTGCTTGTCCAATGGCCTCTGCTATCAACAGGGCAATCGAGGGATGG CCGACTATAATCGCGACACCGGAATAGCAATTGTGAAGATTAGCTTCGAAGATGAACCGCAGTATTGCTGTGGCTCTGTAAACACACAAAGCGGCGACAGTGAtaatgacgatgaagaaaatgaTAATGGCGAAGCCTCCTGCGAGTTTGGTAATCCATTCCCTATACCCGCTGGAACGGCGATACCAGACATCGCCGGGCTATCGTCCACATCAGAGCCGCATGCAGACGACAACGCCAAAGACTCTTCAGATACCGACTCCCACTCAGACTCCCGAACTCCAGCCCGAATGACGACTCCCCTCGCTATCGCCCTCGGCGTCGGAGTACCGCTCGGTCTAATCCTGATGGGGATCATCCTCTGGGCGGTCTGGGAGCGGCGCCGGCGACAGCTACGCGACGAAGAGACAGAGCGGGTATTAGGTGCGGATGGGGTTGCGCTGACGGGGGCGGGCTCTAATATGGGCATGAGCATGAGAGCAAATCTGCCGGGCTTGCATCACCGGTACGGCCCGATTCCGAGCTATAGTGGACGTGGGACGCCGAGTCAGAGTGGGTTCTTTGTGGCGCAGGGTCAGCCTTTGGGAACCCCTGCGGGCacgcctccagctgagcaAGAGCAAGCGCAACTGGAGGCGCAGGTGCATAATCAAGGCGAGGGTGTTATGCTGTCCCAGACTCAGGCTCGGGCGCACAATGAAACGGTATAA
- a CDS encoding putative amino acid transporter (transcript_id=CADANIAT00000915): MPEPSLSSSHHGSHHGSQRDEAILSQHLDPQYTAALHEEAILPDNGDGTASNATDVSEPQSSLLLQGGDMHRDLYRLDAKTKRARMDKRAATFSAAPRGSDLFEEAVAPLEPGSFRRNFIRQQGQDHPALHRSFLEYLDLYGNFAGEDLEESEEETEQGEEETQQEAERRPLLGTQRHRRSRSYRPGDASNVKTFFTLLKAFIGTGIIFLPKAFRNGGILFSSVALVTVALISTLCFHLLLECRRRYGGGYGDLGEQIAGSKLRSLILSSVAISQIGFVCACIIFTAENLRAFFVAIMPETVHSLSTLRLIVLQLVVLIPLTMIRNISKLGPIALLADAFILFGLGYIYCYDIASLASRGLAPRVDLFNSDSFTLTIGSCIFTFEGIGLILPIQSSMKKPQCFDNLLYTVMFIITVLFTGVGALSYATFGADTKTEIISNLPQNSRLVNTVQFLYSIAILVGTPIQLFPPVRIIEGNLFGSASGKRDPGIKWKKNSFRTVAVLACGVIAALGAGDLDKFVSLIGSFACVPLVYIYPAYLHWKGVAESPWAQRGDIAMMVLGFGFMVYTTAATVSVWVADS; encoded by the coding sequence ATGCCAGAACCGTCGTTAAGCTCCTCCCACCACGGCTCCCACCACGGCTCCCAACGGGACGAGGCGATCCTCTCCCAGCACCTCGATCCCCAATACACCGCTGCTCTCCACGAGGAGGCTATCCTCCCTGATAACGGCGATGGCACTGCATCGAATGCTACCGATGTCTCGGAGCCCCAGTCgtcgctccttctccaggGGGGCGATATGCACCGCGATCTCTACCGTCTCGATGCCAAAACAAAAAGAGCTAGGATGGACAAGCGAGCGGCGACGTTTTCTGCGGCGCCTCGTGGAAGCGATCTCTTTGAGGAGGCAGTAGCGCCGCTCGAACCGGGCAGCTTTCGCCGGAACTTTATCCGTCAGCAGGGCCAGGATCATCCGGCTCTTCACCGCTCGTTCCTCGAATACCTCGACCTCTACGGCAATTTTGCAGGcgaggatctggaggaaTCCGAGGAAGAAACCgaacaaggagaagaggagacgCAGCAAGAAGCGGAGCGAAGGCCGTTACTTGGGACACAGAGGCACAGACGGTCGCGTTCGTACCGGCCTGGTGATGCCTCGAATGTGAAGACGTTCTTCACCCTGCTCAAGGCGTTCATTGGGACTGGGATCATATTCCTGCCAAAAGCTTTCCGCAATGGAGGGATCCTGTTCTCGTCGGTCGCTCTGGTGACGGTCGCTTTGATCTCGACTCTGTGCTTTCACCTGCTTCTCGAGTGCCGGAGACGGTATGGCGGAGGGTATGGCGATCTTGGCGAGCAGATTGCCGGATCCAAACTCCGGTCATTGATCTTGAGCTCAGTAGCCATCTCTCAGATTGGGTTTGTTTGTGCCTGCATTATCTTCACGGCCGAGAATTTGAGGGCGTTCTTCGTGGCTATCATGCCCGAGACAGTCCACTCGCTGTCGACGCTCCGGTTGATCGTGCTCCAGCTGGTTGTGCTCATTCCTTTGACCATGATCCGGAACATCTCCAAACTGGGCCCGATCGCGCTCCTTGCTGACGCGTTTATCCTGTTCGGGCTCGGGTACATCTACTGCTACGACATTGCCAGTTTAGCGAGCCGAGGGCTGGCGCCGCGTGTAGACTTGTTTAATTCTGACTCTTTCACCTTGACTATCGGATCGTGCATTTTCACCTTTGAGGGTATTGGTCTGATTCTGCCTATCCAGTCGTCCATGAAGAAACCGCAGTGCTTTGATAATCTGCTCTACACAGTCATGTTTATCATCACCGTCCTTTTTACGGGAGTCGGAGCTCTCTCGTACGCCACGTTTGGCGCCGACACCAAGACAGAGATCATCAGCAATCTTCCCCAGAACAGCCGACTGGTCAACACAGTCCAGTTCCTGTATTCCATCGCCATCCTAGTGGGGACTCCAATCCAACTCTTCCCGCCTGTCCGCATCATAGAAGGGAATCTTTTCGGGTCAGCGTCCGGTAAGCGCGATCCAGGCATCAAATGGAAAAAGAATAGTTTCCGGACAGTGGCCGTTTTGGCGTGCGGCGTTATTGCGGCTCTGGGCGCTGGTGATCTGGACAAATTTGTCTCACTGATTGGATCGTTTGCGTGTGTACCTCTGGTGTACATCTACCCGGCGTATCTGCATTGGAAGGGAGTGGCTGAGTCTCCATGGGCGCAACGCGGGGATATAGCCATGATGGTGTTGGGATTTGGTTTCATGGTCTATACTACCGCTGCAACGGTATCAGTCTGGGTTGCTGATTCGTGA
- a CDS encoding alpha-ketoglutarate-dependent dioxygenase AlkB family protein (transcript_id=CADANIAT00000920), translated as MAKRTLESFYKTVTPPKSKKLKADEELPLSYSHHSSYPHPIASLPPSLASALASLSGAESKRIANQPHLDLLYFHPLIPAPTARDLFQFLRRELPFYRVQYSIKRGGQTTQINTPRFTTVFGIDATAAFVPASATESESKLGPDVLVPVDVKTRRPIPDNKYQYTPRPIPKCLDQLRQAVEAAVGDGSSYNFCLVNYYATGDDSISYHSDDERFLGPNPSIASISLGAQRDFLMRHKPSQAPGVSNQPLKFSLASGDMVVMRGETQSNWLHSIPKRKGGESQKGRINITFRKAVVPGGTNNYYNYNVGNGTVYRWDEQEGKMRAQSGTKTEEVGS; from the coding sequence ATGGCCAAACGCACACTCGAATCCTTCTACAAGACCGTCACGCCcccgaagagcaagaagctcaaggcggaCGAGGAGCTGCCGCTCTCCTACAGCCACCACTCCAGCTATCCTCATCCCATCGCGTCTCTACCCCCATCGCTCGCCAGCGCTCTTGCTAGTCTGAGCGGAGCAGAGTCGAAGAGAATCGCCAACCAGCCCCATCTGGACCTGCTCTACTTCCACCCGCTGATTCCTGCTCCTACGGCACGGGACCTGTTTCAGTTCCTGCGTCGCGAGCTCCCTTTTTACAGGGTCCAGTATTCTATCAAACGCGGGGGCCAGACCACGCAAATCAACACCCCACGGTTCACGACGGTGTTTGGGATCGATGCAACGGCGGCGTTTGTTCCAGCCTCAGCGACGGAGTCCGAATCAAAATTGGGGCCAGATGTGCTGGTCCCAGTGGACGTGAAAACTCGCAGACCCATCCCTGACAACAAGTATCAGTATACACCGCGCCCGATCCCCAAATGCCTCGATCAATTGCGTCAAGCGGTTGAAGCGGCGGTTGGTGATGGCTCAAGCTACAACTTCTGCCTAGTGAACTACTACGCTACCGGCGACGACAGCATCTCTTACCACTCGGACGACGAGCGGTTCCTAGGCCCAAACCCGTCTATTGCATCCATCTCTCTGGGGGCCCAGCGGGATTTTCTGATGCGGCATAAGCCGAGCCAGGCGCCCGGGGTGAGTAACCAGCCGTTGAAGTTCTCGCTTGCGTCGGGTGATATGGTGGTAATGCGCGGCGAGACACAGTCGAACTGGCTGCATAGTATCCCGAAACGAAAAGGAGGGGAGTCGCAGAAGGGCAGAATCAATATCACCTTTCGTAAGGCGGTTGTGCCTGGGGGAACCAACAATTATTATAACTATAATGTTGGGAATGGCACTGTTTATCGGTGGGATGAGCAGGAGGGGAAGATGCGTGCGCAGTCTGGTACAAAGACCGAGGAAGTCGGGTCATGA
- a CDS encoding Zn(II)2Cys6 transcription factor domain-containing protein (transcript_id=CADANIAT00000914), whose protein sequence is MLLMIGRIWVAWRYRGDAAINTASSVTMPGVPSGRGCDQCRKSKKKCDEAKPVCTRCARRKIECVGAGEKRYKFMEQDPAVARKRVLTRQDAPEFRNEVVRRIAANPINSATLLGQRLVAAIKPQTDLRYNLAWAFGGYLVRVPQRLGVNEALDAAVDALVTAHQTFASCKVITVSSLTKYSRALKALRRCLDNPLTAGTSETLCAVSVLLLVQIYLDAKTDDEQLFEGLFNPRIDLTPTEWTELVQNELDAGTPEGEMLLNLSRVRDILSRIKTNEHGLAGLLILQAEMRSLYTKTRQICETFRAELHRIENPVQDSLPKPFGLPPTLLHALTQRFYGLAITIALYMNYALGAITRDVDVSANANYFALEMITIAENAIQYRPFGAGYVTVGLTAALMTVKDPGLRALLQIWFDDYRDDFNMPDMDKLQEAEKFALLDPYRSQRMPDVMPETQEHALYEPMPL, encoded by the exons ATGCTCTTGATGATCGGCAGGATCTGGGTCGCCTGGAGGTACAGAG GCGACGCAGCGATCAATACCGCATCGTCCGTCACTATGCCGGGTGTACCATCCGGAAGAGGCTGTGATCAGTGCCGCaagtcaaagaagaag TGCGATGAAGCAAAACCCGTCTGTACCCGATGTGCGCGCCGCAAAATCGAATGTGTTGGCGCCGGCGAGAAACGCTACAAATTCATGGAGCAAGACCCGGCCGTCGCCAGAAAGCGAGTCCTAACACGTCAAGACGCACCGGAATTTCGAAACGAAGTGGTTCGTCGTATCGCGGCCAACCCGATAAACAGTGCCACCCTCCTAGGACAGCGTCTTGTGGCGGCCATTAAGCCGCAGACGGACTTGAGGTACAACCTGGCGTGGGCGTTTGGTGGCTATTTGGTCCGCGTCCCCCAACGCTTGGGCGTGAACGAGGCGCTCGACGCGGCCGTCGACGCCCTCGTCACGGCCCATCAGACCTTTGCGTCTTGCAAGGTGATCACAGTCAGCTCGCTGACCAAGTACTCGCGGGCTCTGAAGGCATTGAGACGGTGTCTGGATAACCCGCTTACTGCCGGTACATCAGAGACGCTCTGTGCGGTATCAGTGCTGCTACTCGTCCAG ATCTACCTAGATGCCAAGACTGACGATGAGCAGCTCTTCGAAGGTCTGTTCAACCCACGCATAGACTTGACTCCGACGGAATGGACCGAGCTGGTACAGAACGAGCTCGACGCAGGGACGCCAGAGGGCGAGATGCTCCTCAACCTGTCACGGGTCCGTGATATTCTGAGCCGGATCAAGACCAACGAGCACGGCTTAGCCGGGCTGCTGATCCTGCAGGCCGAGATGAGGAGCCTGTACACCAAGACCCGGCAGATCTGCGAGACATTTCGCGCTGAGCTGCACAGAATCGAGAATCCCGTCCAGGACAGCCTACCGAAACCGTTCGGTCTTCCGCCGACTTTGCTCCACGCCCTCACGCAAAGATTCTACGGTCTTGCCATCACCATTGCTCTGTACATGAACTACGCTCTGGGAGCGATAACGAGGGATGTCGACGTCTCCGCAAATGCCAACTATTTCGCCCTTGAGATGATCACGATCGCTGAGAATGCCATCCAGTATCGGCCGTTTGGCGCGGGGTATGTCACTGTGGGGCTGACCGCAGCACTGATGACGGTCAAGGACCCGGGACTACGCGCCCTGCTCCAGATCTGGTTCGACGACTACCGCGACGACTTTAACATGCCAGACATGGACAAATTGCaagaggcagagaagttCGCTCTTTTAGACCCGTATCGGTCGCAGCGCATGCCGGACGTAATGCCCGAGACGCAGGAGCATGCTTTATACGAGCCCATGCCGTTGTAG
- a CDS encoding putative glyoxalase family protein (transcript_id=CADANIAT00000918) yields the protein MITGLAHINLLVPADSLEHAEAFYGGTLGLTSAPVPHLQKGTILWFNLGASGQQIHIAPGINESKTSDRHPCFKLESLEKLQELQQRIWDHHVRGGDAAPLNVDKPGENSGTKGVEYPSRFFARDFAGNRLEFSL from the exons ATGATCACTGGTCTCGCACATATTAACCTCCTCGTCCCTGCAGACTCCCTCGAGCACGCCGAGGCCTTCTACGGGGGAACCCTCGGCCTCACCTCCGCACCAGTCCCACATTTACAGAAGGGCACCATCTTATG GTTCAATCTCGGAGCGTCTGGTCAGCAGATCCACATTGCACCTGGCATCAACGAGTCCAAGACCTCTGATAGGCATCCGTGCTTCAAGCTTGAATCGTTAGAGAAACTGCAGGAACTACAGCAACGGATATGGGACCACCATGTGCGTGGAGGGGATGCAGCGCCGTTGAATGTAGATAAGCCGGGTGAGAACTCAGGGACCAAAGGGGTCGAGTATCCAAGTCGGTTTTTTGCAAGGGATTTCGCGGGAAATAGGTTGGAGTTTAGTCTATAG